From Variovorax sp. PMC12, the proteins below share one genomic window:
- a CDS encoding response regulator has protein sequence MRILLAEDEHTLGTWLCKALEHAGIQVEWVDDGRLADRALQQRDHDALVLDLGLPGLDGHTVLQRLRERDQRLPALILTARDSLNERVASLNAGADDFLAKPFALAELEARLHALVRRARGVEHPRLACGPLVYDGARRHFTLNGEALALSPRELAVLRVLVQRSGEPLSKQQILERVFSDDEEVHPEAVEVFVYRLRKRLDGSGVRIVTLRGLGYVLEAD, from the coding sequence ATGCGCATTCTCCTGGCCGAAGACGAACACACCCTGGGCACCTGGCTCTGCAAGGCGCTGGAGCACGCGGGCATCCAGGTCGAATGGGTGGACGACGGGCGTCTGGCCGATCGGGCGCTGCAGCAGCGCGACCACGATGCGCTGGTGCTCGACCTGGGCCTGCCCGGGCTCGACGGGCACACGGTGCTGCAACGCCTGCGCGAGCGCGACCAGCGGCTGCCCGCGCTGATCCTGACGGCGCGCGACTCGCTGAACGAGCGCGTGGCGTCGCTCAACGCGGGCGCGGACGACTTCCTCGCCAAGCCCTTCGCGCTGGCCGAACTCGAGGCGCGGCTGCATGCGCTGGTGCGCCGAGCGCGCGGCGTGGAGCATCCGCGGCTGGCCTGCGGGCCGCTGGTGTACGACGGCGCGCGCCGACATTTCACGCTGAACGGCGAGGCGCTCGCGCTGTCGCCGCGCGAACTGGCGGTGCTGCGCGTGCTGGTGCAGCGCAGCGGCGAGCCGCTGTCGAAGCAGCAGATCCTGGAGCGCGTGTTCTCCGACGACGAGGAGGTGCATCCCGAAGCGGTGGAAGTCTTCGTCTACCGGCTGCGCAAGCGGCTGGACGGCAGCGGCGTGCGCATCGTCACCCTGCGCGGGCTGGGCTATGTGCTGGAAGCAGACTAG
- a CDS encoding sensor histidine kinase, with protein MPSLRNARLRRASLWQRLALLLFPALLVVTGLELWMTRHDALAAANAAYDRSLLGALKSIDANISTASGGLSVELPYTMLEFFELTASGQVFFRVSTSDGLVELGSADLPAPPVALKMGTPVFYDATYFGEAVRLAAYRRDLDRAPAGSTGRSVLVQVGESTRSRQAFTARLVRSAALRDGLVLAMLLCGTAVALAAALRPLSRLAREVQARTPDDLTRIAEADLPAEVRPLVAAVNQQMSRTQDLVTQQRQFLDDASHQLRTHLTTLQMQADYARREQDPAQIQLALDALATEIGRATRSAQQLLALGRSDTVPVEPADFDMAALLREVAVDLLPLARAKRIDLGIHSPTPEFIAVADRGLMREALSNLVTNAIAYTPAEGTITLFAAGDAAGWSLNVEDDGPGLNEEERAALGQRFRRGARAGKGGFGLGLAIARSIAQRHHGELRLEARESGPGLHAIIWWPRPAAH; from the coding sequence ATGCCGTCGTTGCGGAATGCACGCCTGCGGCGCGCCAGCCTGTGGCAGCGCCTTGCGCTGCTGCTGTTTCCCGCGCTGCTGGTCGTGACCGGGCTGGAGCTGTGGATGACGCGTCACGACGCGCTGGCCGCAGCCAACGCGGCCTACGACCGATCGCTGCTGGGTGCGCTCAAGTCGATCGACGCCAACATCTCGACCGCGTCGGGCGGCCTCTCGGTCGAGCTGCCGTACACGATGCTCGAGTTCTTCGAGCTCACGGCGAGCGGCCAGGTTTTCTTCAGGGTGTCGACCTCCGACGGGCTGGTCGAGCTGGGCAGCGCCGACCTGCCCGCGCCGCCGGTCGCGCTGAAGATGGGCACGCCGGTCTTCTACGACGCCACCTACTTCGGCGAAGCAGTGCGGCTGGCCGCCTACCGCCGCGACCTCGACCGCGCGCCGGCCGGCAGCACGGGCCGCAGCGTGCTGGTGCAGGTGGGAGAAAGCACGCGCTCGCGGCAGGCGTTCACCGCGCGCCTGGTGCGCAGCGCGGCGCTGCGCGACGGCCTGGTGCTGGCCATGCTGCTGTGCGGCACCGCCGTGGCGCTGGCCGCGGCGCTGCGCCCGCTGTCGCGGCTGGCGCGCGAAGTGCAGGCGCGCACGCCCGACGACCTCACGCGCATCGCCGAGGCCGACCTGCCCGCCGAGGTGCGCCCACTGGTCGCCGCGGTCAACCAGCAGATGTCGCGCACGCAAGACCTGGTGACGCAGCAGCGCCAGTTCCTCGACGACGCGTCGCACCAGTTGCGCACCCACCTCACCACGCTGCAGATGCAGGCCGACTACGCCCGGCGCGAGCAGGACCCGGCGCAGATCCAGCTCGCGCTCGACGCGCTGGCCACCGAGATCGGCCGCGCGACGCGCAGCGCGCAGCAGTTGCTGGCGCTCGGGCGCAGCGACACGGTGCCGGTCGAGCCGGCCGACTTCGACATGGCGGCGCTGCTGCGCGAGGTGGCGGTCGACCTGCTGCCGCTGGCGCGCGCCAAGCGCATCGACCTGGGCATTCACTCGCCCACGCCGGAGTTCATCGCCGTCGCCGACCGCGGGCTGATGCGCGAGGCGCTGAGCAACCTCGTGACCAATGCCATCGCCTACACGCCTGCAGAGGGCACGATCACGCTGTTCGCGGCCGGCGACGCGGCGGGCTGGAGCCTCAACGTCGAGGACGACGGGCCCGGCTTGAACGAAGAAGAGCGCGCCGCGCTGGGCCAGCGCTTTCGCCGTGGCGCGCGCGCCGGCAAGGGCGGCTTCGGGCTCGGCCTGGCCATTGCGCGCTCCATCGCGCAGCGGCACCATGGCGAGCTGCGGCTGGAGGCACGCGAGAGCGGGCCGGGCCTGCATGCGATCATCTGGTGGCCCCGTCCGGCGGCGCACTGA
- a CDS encoding Bug family tripartite tricarboxylate transporter substrate binding protein, whose amino-acid sequence MSDLFPNHTHMNRRHWLQAGGSLGLGGLLPSLASAQDAWPSKSVRFVVPFAPGGSSEIVARSTAAELSRTLGQSVFVDNKPGAAGNIAMSEVARSTDQHTIILGHIGTLAVNPYIFAKLPYDANKDFKPVSLLAKVPSLYVVHPDVPAKNLKEFIAYAKSKPGKLSYGSAGNGSAGHLAFEYLKMTADVFMLHVPYRGTGPMVTDLLSGRLDASAIGAAAIIPFIKAGKVRCIATGSAKRLAQLPDVPTVAEQGFPGFEMTQWYGMLAPANITPAQMAKLSAETMKAVKSPDSMQRLTADAAEAVGGTPEQFTQFIAAEQARWQKVIARANIKPD is encoded by the coding sequence ATGTCCGACCTGTTCCCGAACCACACACACATGAACCGCCGCCACTGGCTGCAGGCCGGCGGCTCCCTCGGCCTGGGCGGCCTGCTGCCCTCGCTGGCCTCGGCGCAGGACGCCTGGCCCAGCAAGTCGGTCCGCTTCGTCGTGCCCTTCGCGCCCGGCGGCAGCTCGGAAATCGTCGCGCGCTCCACCGCCGCCGAGCTCTCGCGCACGCTGGGCCAGAGCGTGTTCGTCGACAACAAGCCCGGCGCGGCCGGCAACATCGCGATGAGCGAGGTGGCGCGCAGCACCGACCAGCACACGATCATCCTGGGCCACATCGGCACGCTGGCGGTCAACCCGTACATCTTTGCCAAGCTGCCCTACGACGCGAACAAGGACTTCAAGCCCGTGAGCCTGCTGGCCAAGGTGCCCAGCCTGTACGTGGTGCACCCGGACGTGCCGGCCAAGAACCTCAAGGAGTTCATCGCCTATGCCAAGTCGAAGCCGGGCAAGCTCAGCTACGGCTCGGCCGGCAACGGCAGCGCGGGGCACCTGGCCTTCGAGTACCTGAAGATGACGGCCGACGTGTTCATGCTGCATGTGCCCTACCGCGGCACCGGGCCGATGGTGACGGACCTGCTCTCCGGCCGGCTCGACGCGTCGGCCATCGGCGCGGCGGCGATCATTCCGTTCATTAAGGCCGGCAAGGTGCGCTGCATCGCGACCGGCTCGGCCAAGCGCCTGGCGCAGCTGCCCGACGTGCCGACCGTGGCCGAGCAAGGCTTCCCCGGCTTCGAGATGACGCAGTGGTACGGCATGCTGGCGCCCGCCAACATCACGCCCGCGCAGATGGCCAAGCTGTCGGCCGAGACGATGAAGGCGGTGAAGTCGCCCGACTCGATGCAGCGGCTGACGGCCGATGCGGCCGAAGCTGTCGGCGGTACGCCCGAGCAGTTCACTCAGTTCATTGCGGCGGAACAAGCACGCTGGCAAAAGGTCATCGCAAGGGCAAACATCAAGCCGGATTGA